The DNA sequence GACTGCGCCCGGGCCCTGGCCTGGACGGTGAACAACATCAAAAACTACGGCGGCGACCCGGCCCGGGTGTTCGTGATGGGCCACTCGGCCGGCGGCGGCCTGGCCGCCCTGCTCGCCACCGACGATACCCTGCTGGCCCGCAACGGCCTGCCCACCAACCCCGTGCGCGGTGCCATTCTCGACGACCCCGCCGGGCTCGACATGTACGACTACCTGAAAAAGATGCAGTACCCCGGCGACGAGAAGTACCTCGTCCCCTTCACCAAAGACCCGGCCGTGTGGTACGAAAACTCCGCCATCTACAAAATCCGCGCCGGCCTGCCACCGTTCCTCTTCTTCATTGGCGGCGAAACCTACCCCAGCATCAGCAGCAGCTCGGCCCGCTTCCGCGCCAAGCTAGCGGCCGTGGGGGCCCCGCCGCGCTACACCGTGCTGCCCGGCAAGCACCACATCCCCATGGTGTTGCAACTCTACTGGCAGCACAACATCATCTACCAGGAGCTGCTGAAACTGGTGGGCGCGTAGGGCACCCGGCGTGAATGGCAAGGAAGCACAGGTACTGACTGGCAATACTTTGGCTCATAAAGTTGTCATTATTACCACTAAAGCCAACGAAAGGTCATTAGAGGTGCTGGCCTTCAGCAAGAAGCATAACATCGCGCTAATCCCGGCCTGGCCGGCCCGAACCGCTGCCGAAGCGGCCGTTCGGGACTATATCAAGCAAACCTACCCCACCGCCAAGCTGCATTCCATCTACGAAGATAAAAAGCAGGCGGGCCATTATGTGACGGAATTTGAAAACGGCGGTCAAACCTACAAGCTACGCTTCGACGGCCAGGGCCACCCAGTGGCCGAGTAGGGCCCCTACAGCACTGGGTGTTCCGACTCGAAAACTACTTTAGCCGGCCAAAATGCGGGCCGTGACGAGCAACTGGCCCACGTGGCGCTGGGTGTGCTCGGCGGCGTGCACCAGCAGGCCGATGACGGTGGACGGCAGGGCGGCGCGGCCCACCGGCCGGTAGTCGGTCAGCGTGTTTTCGGGGGTGAGGTGCAGTTGGGCCAGGGCCTGCTGCACTTCATTTCCGAAGGCTTTTTGCAGCGCTTCTACCTGAGCAGCAGGGGCCTCGGCGCCGAGTGCGGGGTGGCCTTCGGCGGCTAGGTAGGCCAGTTGAGCGGGGCTCAGGGGCTGGTTTTGGGCGTAGGTGAGCATGCGGTCGAGCACGCCGGTGAGGTGCTGGAGGTGGAAGCCTACTGCGGCCACGCCGGCCGGCTGGGCCCACAGCTGGGCGGCGGGGAAGGGGGCGAGGGCAGCAGCTACGTCGGCCTGGGCTTGCAGCAGGGCGTAGGCCACCGGCTGGAGCAGCGGCGGCACGGCGGGCAGGGGCCCCCGGAGCCACACTTCGGGTAGGGCATCAGGCGGGGTATTGGGCATAAGGGGGCGTGGATTAGTTTTAAAAGTAAGGCACGGGGCAGGGCATCGCACCACCAAGCTGTGCCTGGCCTGGCTCGTGCTGCCCCGGAGGGCCCCAGGAAAGGCCAGGCACGGCTTGCCAGTACGGCAAAAACAGGTCGCACAGCCAAACGGGCCGTACTTTTGTGGCCTATGTCCGCTACCATCCCCGCCGAAGCCCTGCTGGCCGCTGCCGAGCAGTTTGGCACCCCGCTCTACGTGTACCAGGCCGAAACCATCGCCCGGCAGTTTCACCAGT is a window from the Hymenobacter nivis genome containing:
- a CDS encoding alpha/beta hydrolase — protein: MRITRLLLVPVGAILVLGAVLGATEYAAACPSHRTADVPYVPATTPGFDAKYNLLDVYAPKKAGPAAGYPVVLFIHGGSWTSGDKNFYSFIGRRLAKQGVVGVVVSYRLSPKVHVPEQATDCARALAWTVNNIKNYGGDPARVFVMGHSAGGGLAALLATDDTLLARNGLPTNPVRGAILDDPAGLDMYDYLKKMQYPGDEKYLVPFTKDPAVWYENSAIYKIRAGLPPFLFFIGGETYPSISSSSARFRAKLAAVGAPPRYTVLPGKHHIPMVLQLYWQHNIIYQELLKLVGA
- a CDS encoding DinB family protein; this translates as MPNTPPDALPEVWLRGPLPAVPPLLQPVAYALLQAQADVAAALAPFPAAQLWAQPAGVAAVGFHLQHLTGVLDRMLTYAQNQPLSPAQLAYLAAEGHPALGAEAPAAQVEALQKAFGNEVQQALAQLHLTPENTLTDYRPVGRAALPSTVIGLLVHAAEHTQRHVGQLLVTARILAG